CTCGCGGCGATCGAGGCCGATCTCGCCGCTGATACCGAAAAGCGGGCCGAACGGGCTGCCGCCTGACCGCTTCAGCGCGACAGGCGGTTCTCGTCGTCGATCAGCACGAGCCGGGCGGGCGCCGCGTTGGACCATCGCCACAAGACGAGGTTCAAATCCGCAGCGGTCGAGCCGGCGGCAAAGCTTCGAACCAGCAGGCCGTTGTAGCCGGCGTCGATCAGGCGCCGGGCGAGAGCCTGGGTCTTCGCTTCGCCGCTGGCCTTCATCTGATCCCGCCAGGTCGTGTCGGCGATCGCCGCCGCATCCATTCCCTCGGCCGACAGCGCGGCATCATCCCGGCAATCGAAGATGCCATCGATCTCCGCCTCATAGGCGACGAGCGTCGTCGGCTGTAGATTGCCGACCTGGTTGGCTTCGCGCAGCGCCGTCATGACCGAGAGCGACGTGTAGAGTGCGGGCACGCCTTTCGGATTGAAGCGTCCGCCATAGAGTTCGGCGCCGCGGCCCGACAGCGGCTCGCGGGCATAGATCGGGTTCAGTGCCCGGTAGAGCTTGCCGTCATGGCGCA
This genomic stretch from Ancylobacter sp. IITR112 harbors:
- a CDS encoding RES family NAD+ phosphorylase; this encodes MRHDGKLYRALNPIYAREPLSGRGAELYGGRFNPKGVPALYTSLSVMTALREANQVGNLQPTTLVAYEAEIDGIFDCRDDAALSAEGMDAAAIADTTWRDQMKASGEAKTQALARRLIDAGYNGLLVRSFAAGSTAADLNLVLWRWSNAAPARLVLIDDENRLSR